ACCACCTACGACACGATGGTGTTTGACCGAGGGGTAGCTGCGCCGGGCACCCTGCGCGCCTGGCTGTTCGGACTGGCCGACCGGCTTTCCATGCGCCTGGCGGACATGGTGGTGTTGGAAAGCCAGGACCACATCGACAGCTGCGTGCGCCGCTTCAAGATTCCGCCGCAGCGCTTCCGCCGCGTGTTTCTGGCGACCGACGAAGAGGTCATCCGGCCGCGAGCCGTCGAGAAGGAACAGGAGGAGTTCCTCGTCCACTTTCACGGCGAGTACGCACCCTTTCACGGTGTGAAGTACATTCTTCTGGCTGCCCATCTGCTCCGGGGTGAAGGTGTCACATTCCAGATCATCGGTCGGGGCATCACCTATGAAGCCGATCGCCGGCTGGCCGAGGAGCTCGGGCTGCGTAACGTGCGCTTCCTGGACAATGTGCCCTTTGAGGAGCTGGCGACCTATATGTCACGGGCGGATGTGTGCTTGGGCATCTTTGGCGACAACGAACGTGTTTCGCGCGTGGTGACAAACAAGGTCATTGAGGCCA
The nucleotide sequence above comes from candidate division KSB1 bacterium. Encoded proteins:
- a CDS encoding glycosyltransferase, with product TTYDTMVFDRGVAAPGTLRAWLFGLADRLSMRLADMVVLESQDHIDSCVRRFKIPPQRFRRVFLATDEEVIRPRAVEKEQEEFLVHFHGEYAPFHGVKYILLAAHLLRGEGVTFQIIGRGITYEADRRLAEELGLRNVRFLDNVPFEELATYMSRADVCLGIFGDNERVSRVVTNKVIEAIAVGKPLISSRNAPIQELLVDGESVLLCERANPESLAQAILRLKRDPGLRHKIAQGGHKVFLEHCTCHLLGKQLKAIASELVHDRSAN